The window CCCGTAATCTCACGATACGCACTGAGGAGGTGCTGGGCTATCTCGATACTCTCGTTACCGTCTTCCACTGCTGTCCGTGCCCAGTCACGCTCGGCATCACCGATCACGGGCCCGTTCGCTTTGAGGTGAAGAGACAAACTGGTCTGTAAACTGTTGAAAGCCTCTCTCGTAACGTCGTCGAGCCTCTCGTCGGTCATGTTTCCGGAGACTTGTCCGGCGAGAGCGTTCCTGAACCCACGTGTAGCTTCTCGCACCGCCTCGGTCTGGCTGTGTGCAGCAGCCTCTTTCAGGAGTTCTCCGGCTTCATTCCAGATAACTCTCTGTACGGCTGTCTGCTCACTCGGATCTGCTTTTCGAGCCTGTCCTCGGAGGGCCTGGATCACCGTTCTAGCTACCGCTTCGTCACCCACCTCGATTCCGTACGCGCCGATCTCTCTCTGTGCCTCGATTGTCTGCCGCATCAGACTGTACTCGTCTCGCTCGTCGGCGTGGAAGAGGAAATTGTGGAAGTGGTCGGCAACGACAGGCTTCATTTGCTTCCGTTTCACCGAGCGGTCGAGATTACCGAGCCGTCCTTCCTCACTAAGTGACCGGTGATGCTGAATCGCAAGCTCTCGTTCCTTCGAGAGCGCCGTCTCGGCTGCTGCGGTGTCGTGTTCCGAGACGGCTGCCATCGCCATCGTGTGGAGTGGTCGGAGTGGGTGCGTCTCGCGGTCACCCGCGTCGAATTCCTGGACCTGGCCGAGGTACGTCTCCGTGTCGAGATCCTGCTCGAACAGCCTAACCATCCCCTCGGGGGTCGCAGTGGCGGTCAGGCGCCGGACGAACTCGTACAGCGTGATGGCGGCACCCGCCGCAAGTCCTCCGGCGAAGTACACCCAGCCGCGGTACCAGACTGTTCCGTTCAGCGGCATGTTGAACAGGAGTACAACATCAAGCCCGACGGAAACCACGAAGACGAAGAAGGTGAACCGGAGCGCCGGCGATCGGGTGTACAACGGCCCGATCCGGGAGGAGTAGCGCG of the Halobaculum sp. MBLA0143 genome contains:
- a CDS encoding DUF2254 family protein codes for the protein MTDSEGDDEQTEDDPNDMIGERNWGLQDAQTRVGKVPWLVIAAVLAVSVATAAAGLYLGTPDDRTLRAFLGTLATVQSGVLAIVFSVALVAIQLTTRYSSRIGPLYTRSPALRFTFFVFVVSVGLDVVLLFNMPLNGTVWYRGWVYFAGGLAAGAAITLYEFVRRLTATATPEGMVRLFEQDLDTETYLGQVQEFDAGDRETHPLRPLHTMAMAAVSEHDTAAAETALSKERELAIQHHRSLSEEGRLGNLDRSVKRKQMKPVVADHFHNFLFHADERDEYSLMRQTIEAQREIGAYGIEVGDEAVARTVIQALRGQARKADPSEQTAVQRVIWNEAGELLKEAAAHSQTEAVREATRGFRNALAGQVSGNMTDERLDDVTREAFNSLQTSLSLHLKANGPVIGDAERDWARTAVEDGNESIEIAQHLLSAYREITGAVVRGHKNHDESSIDPAHVLGHWRELCTKAAEEAGGEFTTATCRLLIELVLIYGEGERFLVRVASETPEHVESAFDQILQYEPRDPDSEKPDPWLYKVDGEYYRSGINTQRPPLNVRDDYPECVETLRETVMEQAEYQDESTAE